The genomic region GTTCCTGCGCGTCCTCCGCGGCTATTTTCCGCGCCAGCTCTCCGAACGGTTTGAAGCGGAGCTGGCGGCCCACCCGCTGCGCCGCCAGATCGTGTGCACAGTGGTGGCCAACGACATGATCAATCTCGGCGGCATCACCTTCGCTTTCCGTGCCATCGAGGAGACCACTGCCACGGCCGCCGCTGTGGCCAGGGCCTTCGTGGTGGCGCGGGAGGCCTACGACTTGCCGTGGATCGTCAACCGGCTGGCCGCACTTCCCGCCGGCTATCCCACCGAACCCATCGCGGAGGCGACCCTGCATATGCGTCGGGTCCTGGACCGGGCCACGCGATGGTACGTGACGCATGACCACCGCGACCAGCCCGTGGCCGCGGCCCTGGCCAGGATTATGCCCACCCTGGAACTGCTGCGCACCCGAACCGTGGACTATCTCCGCGGCTCAGACCTGGATCGTGTGCAAGAGAGGCTTGCGCACTGGGCCGCAGTCGGGATGCCCCGTGAGCTGGGCCTGCGCGCCTCGGATCTGTTGGAGAGTTTCGGGCTGCTGGACATCTCCCTGATTTCCGAACAGGTGCGTGAGCCGATCCCCGCCATCGCTGACCTGTACTATGCGGTGTTCCAGCGAATCGGCGCCGCGAACCTGCTGCTCAGCATCACCGACCTGCCGCGGCAGAGCCGCTGGGAGGCCCTCGCGCGGGCAGCCCTGCGCGACGATGTGTATTCCGCCGTGGCCGACATGACCGTCTCGGTGATGACAACAACCCAAGGCCTTGGTGCCGCGGACGCCGGCACGTCCGATGCCGTGGAGCGCATCGTGGCCTGGGAACGCGGGCACCAGGAACAGCTGGCACGGATCAAGGACACCTTTGCGGAAGTGACCAGACCGGGCCAGGTGGATATCGCCTCGATCTCCGTGGCACTGAAACTCCTGCGGACACTGGTGCGGCGCTAGACGGCCGCCGTCGCCAGGTCCACCGGAACAGTTCTCCCGACGCTTACCGGCAGGAAACACAGCCGAAACCGCTGGTGCCTAGCCTTAGACTGCATAACCCTTCGGCGAATCGAGGCAGTGATGCAGACCAACCCGCGGCTAAACATCCGTCAGGTCACCTGGGCGAACCCCGTCGGCGCGGACCTGAGGGCCGCCCAGCAGGCAGAACTCGACGCCCGTTTTGGACGGCCCGATCACGAACCTGGGCCGCCGCCGTCGGAAGCTGACACCGCGGTGTTCCTGGTGGCACACGACAAAGCGTCCGGCCAGCCGGTCGGCTGCGGCGGCCTCCGCATGCTGGACGCCCACACCGCCGAAATCAAGCGCCTCTACGTACTGCCGTACACGCGCGGCTCCGGGGTGGCCAGTTCCATCCTTGCGGCGCTCGAAGCCCACGCCCACGCAATGGGCATCACCAAGCTGACCGCGGAGGCGGGCTCGGTGCAGACCGACGGACGGCAGTTCTACGAGAACTCCGGGTTCGTGTCCGTGCCGAACTTTGGACCGTACATCGGCGTGGATCATTCGTACTGCTACGCGAAGCCCATCGATTCGCACAGCGCCGCGCACACCGCCATGGCGTGAGGCAGTGTGTGTGCCTGTGCCGGTGCCTGTGCCTGTGCCTGAAGCAGGCGTCACACAACACCGGCGGGCACCGAGTCGGCTAACCTCGCACTATGGAATCGGCCGATATCACCTTCCGCACCCGTAAATGGGTGCGGCCCGAGGACCTCAACGCCAACGGCACCCTGTTCGGCGGCAGCCTGCTGAAATGGATCGACGAAGAGGCGGCCATTTACGCCATCCTCCAGCTGGGCAACGGCCGGGCCGTCACCAAGTACATTTCCGAAATCAACTTCGTCAGCTCCGCGGTCCAGGGCGACCTGATCGAAATGGGCCTGACCGCGACCCGGTTCGGCCGGACATCGCTGACCATGCGCGCGGAAGTCCGGAACATGATCACCCGCCGGAGCATCCTCACGATTGACCAGATCGTCTTCGTGAACCTGAGCACGTCCGGGAAGCCGGAGCCGCACGGGTACACCGAAATCACCTACGACCGGGACCGGATTCCGACGCACCACCTGACCGAGACCCTGGGACAGGACTAGTCACACGCCTTCAGCCTCCCGGTAAACGTCCGGCGGGTCCGGCTTGCGGCATGGCTGTCCGGTCAGGTCCAGAAATCGTCTGCCTTGGCCGTGTCCTCGAAGAACTCCCGTCCTTCCGTGATCTTTCCGTCGCCGACGACAAACGTGATGACGGTAGGCATGTCAAGGGTTTTGCCGTTGGCCTCTCCGTGGGTCTGCTGGATGGCGATCGTGTGCTTTTCCCCTCCGACGATGTCCTGGACGTTGGCTTGGAAGTGACCCTGGGTGCGCGCTCCCAGTTCACCGAAGTACGCCAGGATCGCGTCGCGGCCCTGTTTGGTTCCGGATAGCACGCCACTTCCCGCGACGTGCCAGACTGCGTCCTCCGCGAACAGGTCGCTGAGGGTCGCCATATCCCCTGCGTTGAAGGCCGTGTAACCCCGCCGGACCAGTTCAACATTCTCTGCGGTTCCCATGATCGGACACCTCTCCGTCGTCCTTGTCGGGTCATGCTGGGACGGTTAAAGGCTAGTCCCGGCCCCTCGGCCTGTCGATAAAAATGTCAACTAGAGTGAGGTCCCCGGTCTCCGGCCTAGCGGGCTCCCGGCCAGCCCGTGTAGGCCTCCGCGAGGTAGGCGCGGCCGTGGCGGGAGGACACCACGGAGTGAAGCTCGCCGAGCTGGCGGGCGCGGGAGAAGTCGTCGGCGTCGGCGGCGGTGTGCAGCATGGAGGTCATCCAGTAGGAGAACTGCTGGGCCTTCCACACCCGGTCGAGGGCGCGATCGCTGTAGGCGTCCAGGAGCACGGTGGAGCCGGTGGAATAGTAGCTGTCGAATCCCTCGAAGAGGACCTTCACGTCGTTCAGCGCCAGGTTCAGGCCCTTGGCTCCCGTGGGCGGCACGGTATGCGCGGCGTCGCCGGCGAGGAACAGGTTTCCGTGCCGCATGGGGGCGTGGACAAAGCTGCGGAATTTCAGGACGGTCTTGTCGATGACCGGCCCTTCCTTGACCTCGAAGCCGTTGCCGTTGACGCGGCTGCGGAAGGCGTCCCAGATGCGGTCCTCATCCCAGTTGTTGACGTCCTCGTTGGGGTCGCACTGGAAGTACATCCGCTGGACCGTCTCGGTGCGCTGACTGATCAGGGCGAAGCCGTTCTCCGAGTTCGCGTAGATCAGCTCGTCCGAGCTGCGCGGCGCCTCGGCCAGGATGCCGAACCAGGCGAAGGGGTATTCGTGGAAATACCACTTGCGCTGCGCCTCGGGGATCTGGAAGCGGCAGTGGCTGCGCGAACCATCCGCGCCGGCGATGAAGTCGGCCTGGAGCTCGTACTCGACGCCGTCCGCATCCGTGAACCAGACCTTGGGCTTGGCCTCGATGTCATGGATGGTGGTGTCCGTGACGCTGTACCGGACATCCCCGCCGTCGGCCTTCCGGCGTGCGGAAAGGTCCAGGAACACGTCCGTCTGAGGATAGAGCCACACCGATTCCCCGACGAGATCCTGGAAGTCGATCCTGTGGCTTTCGCCGTTGAAGCGCAGCTCGATTCCGTCGTGGCGGTCGCCGTCGCGCAACACGCGGTCGGAGACACCGCCGTCAACGAGCATCTTGACCGAGCCATGCTCCAGGATGCCCGCACGGACAGTTTCGGAGATCTCCCGGTGGCTGCGGATCTCGAGGACGGTGGATTCGATGCCGGCCTTGGCCAGCAGGTGGGACAGCATGAGCCCGGCGGGGCCGGCACCCATGATCGCTACTTGGGTGGTGAGGACTTTTCGCTGTGCCATGTGATTCTCGCTTCGTTGCGGGGGCCGAAGGTCGGGCGCCTGGGGCCGGTCTGGTTCGTCTGGCTAACAGTGTGCTCCTCGGGCCGTGATACGCGTTACAAGGATTCCGTTGAATGGAATCCGAGAGTTTCGCGTGGTTCGCCGAGCCGGCGACCGATTCCGCGGGCCGCGGTTTGCAGCGCGGGGACGAGCGCCTGCAGGCGCACTTCGCGGAGGGGAACGACGACGCCGAGGGCCGCCACAGCATGCTTCCTGCGGTCCAGCACCGGGACGGCGATCCCCCACGTGTCCGGGTCCACGACACCGGCCAGCTGCGCAAAGCCCTGGCGGGCGGCCTCGCCGAGGAGGGTGCGGAGGTCCGGCAGGGCCAGCCGGCCGGTCGGATCGCTGAATCCTTCGAGGTACTCGGCCTGGACGGAGCGCGGCTGGTTGGCCATGAGGACCAGCCCGGCGGAGGAGACATGCACCGGCATCCGGCCGGCCACCTGGGCCCGGTTGGCGACGGAGCCGCGGCGGGACAGCCGCTCCACAAAGAGCGCTTCCCAGCCGTCCAGCACGGCGAGGTTCACGTTTTGGTTGAGCACCTGCTGGATGTCCTCCATGAACGGCAGGGCGGCCTGGCGGAGCTCAAGCGTGGGGGAACTGCGGTTGGCGAGCTCCCAGAGCCGCAGGCCGAGGCTGACCGAACCGCCGGGGCCGACGTCGAGCAGGCCGTGTCCGGCGAGCTGGCGGACGAGCCTGTGCGCCGTAGTCAGGGGAAGCTCCGCCCTGGCGGCCAGGTCCGAGAGCTGAAGTGCCGTGACACCCTCCGGGAAGGCGGCAATCAGCCGCAGGATCCGGTCCACCACCGAGTCGCCGGAGTTCGAATTGGCCACGACTCCCCTTCCATTGAATGGTTTTAAGTGTCCCATGCGACACCGGCGGGTGATAAAACGCTCAGACCAGGAAGAGCGCGGCCAACGCCGGCCGGGCACGGAATCACGTCAAGAGTAGCGCTGAGGTAGCAATGTCAACGTCGTCATTGGACAAGTCGTCCTCGGGGAAGAAATCACGGTGGCCGGTATGGCTCTGCTGGCTGGCCATGGTGCTGGACGGCTTTGACCTGGTGGTCCTCGGCACGGTCATCCCGACCCTGATCAAGTCGCACGAACTTGGCTTCGACGCAGTCGGCGCGACGTTCGCAGCCACCATCTCGCTGGTAGGCGTGGGCCTCGGCGCGCTCTTCATTGCCCCGCTCTCGGACCGCCTTGGCCGGCGGAACCTGCTGGTGGCGTGCGTGACCTGGTTCTCCATCTTCACTATCGCCGTCGTCTTCGCACCGAACGTGGCATGGTTCAGCACGTTCCGGCTGCTGGCCGGCCTCGGCCTGGGCGCCTGCCTGCCCGCCGCGCTGGCCTACATGAACGACTACGCCCCGGCCGGAACGGCCGGAAAGTCCACCACCCGGACCATGACCGGATACCACGTCGGTGCTGTGGCCACCGCGTTCCTGGCCCTCATGGTCATCCCGAGCTGGCGCACCATGTTCGTCGTGGGCGGCCTGGCCGGCTTCGCCCTGGCCCCCTTCCTCTGGTTCAAGCTTCCGGAAACCCTCCCGCCGGTGATCCACATCCCCGCCGCGGCGAAGTCCCCGGCAGGCGCCGCGGTCCCTGCCGGCGTCCCGGCCCGCGCGGGGGCCGCTCACGCCGGTGCGGCCGCGCCTGCGGAAGAACGCGCGAGCTTCCGGGACCTGGGCCGCAAGCCCTACCCGCTGATCGCCGCCGGCGTGGCCGTCGCGTCCTTCATGGGACTGCTGCTGGTCTACGGCCTGAACACCTGGCTGCCGCAGCTCATGGCCTCCGCCGGCTACAGCCTGAACGCCGGCCTCGCCCTGCTCCTGGTCCTCAACGTGGGCGCCGTGGTGGGTCTCCTGATCGCCGGAGTCCTGGCCGACCGGCACGGCACCAAGAGGATCGTCCTGCTCTGGTTCGGGCTCTCCGCCGTGTTCCTTGCCGCGCTCAGCATCCAGATCCAGAACGAAGTCGTGCTGTATGCCGCCGTCTTCGTCACCGGCGTGTTCGTGTTCAGCTCCCAGGTCCTGGTCTACGCCTGGGTCAGCCAGCTCGTCCCGGTCCGACTGCGCGGCACCGCCCTGGGCTTCGCTGCGGGCGTGGGCAGGCTGGGGGCCATTCTGGGCCCGGCCGTCACCGGCACGCTGGTCGCCGCAGGCATCGCCTACCCGTGGGGCTTCTACGTCTTCGCCGGCGCGGCGGTCCTGGCGGTTCTCGCCCTCGCCTTCGTGCCGCAGACCGTTGACGCAACGTCGCGCACCGGCGCCGGCGTCGGGCACTCCTAGGAGATGCGCCTTTGCGCCGCCGTCCCGCGGAGCGCCCCCACGCGGCGCCATGCGCCAGGCGCCAGCACGACGGCGATGCCGACGGCGGCGCCGATGACGGTCTCCACGATTCTGTCGCGGAGCAGGATCCCGGGCGGCACGGGCGCCACGAGGAGCGTTGAAGTCAGTGCCAGCGGGGTGACGAAGACCTGCGCCAGCATGTACTGCCGCGCGATGAACATCTCCGCGCCGAACTGGCATGCGGCGATCACCAGCACTGTCTGCCAGGGCGTCGGCTGCAGGAGCAGGATCCCGGCGAGCAATACCAGCCCCAGTGCGGTGCCCGCGATGCGCTGGAGGCCCCGGCTGACGCGGTGCCGGGTGGTGTGCCCCACAAGCGGGACGACGGCGGCTACCATCGCCCAGTAGTTGTGGCCGACCCCGAGCCACTCGCCGGCCAAGGTCCCCAGCGTCCCGGCGAGGCCTGCCGCCACGAGGTAGCCCGCGCTTTCCTGCCATGCGGCGCGCTTCTCCCCCGGCGTCAGCCTGGCAGGTCTCGTGCGCACCCACGGGGTCCGGCGGCTCCGGGCCACCCGTGAGGACTGGCCGACCAGCAGGGAGAAGGCGACCGTGAGTACCGCCACCAGCATGCATTGCCACAGCGGCGGCTGGTTGGGGATCGACGCGATGGCCGCGAAAGCGAAGATATGGAACAGCGACCCCGCGGGACGCAGGCGCCACAGTGCGACCACCAACGAGCAGGCGCCCGCCACGACGGTGGTGGCCACCACCAGGAGCCACGTGGCGCCCTCCGCCGAGAGCCCGGCTGACGCGTCCACACGCGCTGTGAGTGCCGCCAGGAACATCACCACCAACATGAGACCGCCGGCCCGCATCTGGAGCGTGAACCGCCTGGCGTGCGGCTCGTTGCGGCCGTAGATCCCGGTGAAGGCGCCGAAGGAGGCGAAGATGGCGAGATCCAGGCGGCCCAGCAGCACCAGGGTGATCAGCGGCACGAAGACGCCCACGGCGCAGCGCAGGGCGACCTGGTGGTCCTTGTTGCCCGGGGCGATGGTGAACATGTCGGCGAACAGCTTCACTGCGCCGGCCTTAGGGCGTCGGGCGCACGGCGAAATGCTTTCATGGGCAGGCTCCCACGGGCGCGGTTGTTCATAGGTTCGGGCGCCTTTCGTTGCAGTCGGGGTATTACGACGGCGGCGTTGGCATCCACGACGGAGTTTACGCCCGAACGGCGCCGCGGCGGCATCGGAATCCGTTGATCGGGATCGGCCGGGCGCCCGCGAAGTGGTAGCGTCGACCGGTTGAATCAAGCCAGCAATGCACCCCGGAGGTTCCCCATGCTCAAAGGATTTAAGGATTTCATCCTGCGCGGCAACGTGATCGAACTGTCCATCGCCGTCGTGGTCGGCACAGCCTTCACGGCCTTGGTCAGCGCCTTCACCTCAAACGTCGTCAACCCGATCCTCGCTGCCGCCGGCGGCGTCGAGACCCACGGCCTGGGCTTCTACGTCTGGCCGGGCAACGATAAGACGTTCGTCAACATCGGCGCCGTGGTGACGGCCTTCCTGACCTTCCTCATCACCGCCGCGGTGGTGTATTTCATCTTCGTGGCCCCCATGAACCGGATCAACAGGATGGTCAAGAACCGGCTCAGCGCAGCCGAGCCCGAGGAAGAACCGATCCCTGCCGACACCGCGCTGCTGGCCGAGATCCGCGATTTGCTGGCCACGCTGGCTGGTCCGGAATCCGACAGCGGCCGCGCCGGCGCCGGGGAGCGCCCGGACGGGATCACGCCGTCGGCCGTCCCTGCCGGAGTCGCGAGCCGCCGCGAGTCCTAAGGCTCCGGAAGCCGTGCCACGGAGGCACTCATGGCGACGGCGCCCCCTCCCGGAGCGCCTGCAGCAGGGGTGGCCGCTGAGTCGGCGCCCATCCCGTCAAGGACGCTTGTCGTCCATTCTTTGCATGCCCTATGGCGGGCAGGTGGTCCGGGGTACTTTGATCTAGACGCCCCCGCCGTTCGGGCCTGGGTGCCGAGGAGGAACACCGTGCCGGATGTTCGCTGGAACCACGAGCTGGTGGACCAATTGGACTGGCATTTTGCCCATCAGGCCCGGCCGAGGCTGGCCGGGTTGACTGACCACGAGTACTTTTGGGAGCCGGTTCCGGGCTGGAGTGTCCGACGCAAGGACGCCTCAACGCCTCCGACGGCGCCGGGTACGGGTGATTTCACCATTGATTTCAGCTACCCGGAGCCCGTTCCTGCTCCGGTGACGACCATTGCCTGGCGCCTGTGCCACATTCTGGTCGGCGTGCTGGGTGCGCGCACGGCATCGCACTTTGGCGGTCCTGCCGTGGACTACCAGAACTTCGCCTACCCAGACACGGCGGCCCTGGCACTGGACCAACTGGACGAGTTCTACGCCCGGTGGATCCAGGGCGTGAAGAGCCTCCACGAGGCGGGGTTGGGGGCACCCTGCGGCCCGGCCGAAGGTCCGTTCGCCGATGCCCCCATGGCAGCACTGGTCCTGCACATCAACCGCGAGATGATCCATCACCTGGCCGAGATCGCCCTGCTCCGCGACCTCTATGCGCACCGCCACTTGCTGCACCGCGGCCCGGAGGGTGGACAAGGCCTGTAGCGGGCTTCCTTCCGGCCCCGCCCGGTCCGAAACCGTCACCCGGCGGCAACCCGGCCGAAACAGCGGGCCGGAATCATGGGAGCATGACGCGCAACGCCCACGGCAAGACCCCAGGCAAGGCCCTAAGCAAGACTCACAGCAAGACCCCAGGCAAGACTCACAGCAAGACTCACCGCCCGGCCACCTCCGAGTTGAGCTGCGAGGTGTGCGGCCAAATGCCCGAACCGACCAAGGCGCGGCTGACCCTGGCCAATATCGCCGTGATGCTTCCCATCGAATTGCTGGTGCATGCGGCCGTGGTCGGAACTCACCTGCCATATGTTGCCAAGGTCCTGGTTCTGACCATGACCGCGACCATCCTGGTGATCTGGGTGGCCGAACCCTCGGCGGCCCGGATGCTCAGGGGCTGGCTGCATGCCCCGGCCCTGCGCCACCGCAAACGGCTCGTCGCCGCGCCCGCCCTGTGGCGGGCCCGGACCATCCTGAAGGACAGGCCCGGGTCGCTGCAAAAGCTCACCCAGGCCCTGGCCGGGCTCGAGACGAACATCCTCAGCATCCACGTCCACCCCGTGACTGGCGGCGTGCTGGACGAGTTTGTGCTCTCCGCACCGGGTGAAGTCCGCGAGGCCGAACTCCTGCGCGCCCTGCGGGCGGGCGGCGGAGCTGATCCGCATGTCTGGCCCACCACGGCCCTGGCCATGGCCGACGGCCAGACAGGGGCGCTGAGCCTGGCCGCCCGGATCGCCGCCAGTCCCGAGGAACTGCCGCTGGCCGTCGCGGAACTTCTGCGGGCCCGGATCGTCACGGGCCCCGGCACCGGCAACACCGAACTGGCGCCGGCCGCGGCGGACGGGACACTCCTGAAGATTCCCACGGCGTGGCACGGACCCATTACATTCTCCCGGCCCGGCGAGCCGTTCACGCCGGCCGAATCAGCCCGCGCGCACCGGCTGGCCGAACTCGCCGAGATCCTGGCGCACCGGCCGGCAGCGCCGTCCCATTCCGGGCCTTAGCGGCAGCCGCTAACCCACCGGAGCGGCAGGAGCTGGGCCGGACTGAAGCGGACGGGCTCCCGTTACCGGTACCGGACCGGCCGTGCCGGTACGGCCGGAACCGGACACGCTGTGAGAGCCGGCGTGGGAACTATTGAGGGGGTCGTGGCTGGCTGCCGCGGGTCGGCGGCTGCTTTCGTCCCGTTCCCACCCGCCGGCTGGCACGGAGCCCCG from Arthrobacter sp. NicSoilB8 harbors:
- a CDS encoding GNAT family N-acetyltransferase → MQTNPRLNIRQVTWANPVGADLRAAQQAELDARFGRPDHEPGPPPSEADTAVFLVAHDKASGQPVGCGGLRMLDAHTAEIKRLYVLPYTRGSGVASSILAALEAHAHAMGITKLTAEAGSVQTDGRQFYENSGFVSVPNFGPYIGVDHSYCYAKPIDSHSAAHTAMA
- a CDS encoding hotdog domain-containing protein — protein: MESADITFRTRKWVRPEDLNANGTLFGGSLLKWIDEEAAIYAILQLGNGRAVTKYISEINFVSSAVQGDLIEMGLTATRFGRTSLTMRAEVRNMITRRSILTIDQIVFVNLSTSGKPEPHGYTEITYDRDRIPTHHLTETLGQD
- a CDS encoding nuclear transport factor 2 family protein encodes the protein MGTAENVELVRRGYTAFNAGDMATLSDLFAEDAVWHVAGSGVLSGTKQGRDAILAYFGELGARTQGHFQANVQDIVGGEKHTIAIQQTHGEANGKTLDMPTVITFVVGDGKITEGREFFEDTAKADDFWT
- a CDS encoding 4-hydroxybenzoate 3-monooxygenase; translated protein: MAQRKVLTTQVAIMGAGPAGLMLSHLLAKAGIESTVLEIRSHREISETVRAGILEHGSVKMLVDGGVSDRVLRDGDRHDGIELRFNGESHRIDFQDLVGESVWLYPQTDVFLDLSARRKADGGDVRYSVTDTTIHDIEAKPKVWFTDADGVEYELQADFIAGADGSRSHCRFQIPEAQRKWYFHEYPFAWFGILAEAPRSSDELIYANSENGFALISQRTETVQRMYFQCDPNEDVNNWDEDRIWDAFRSRVNGNGFEVKEGPVIDKTVLKFRSFVHAPMRHGNLFLAGDAAHTVPPTGAKGLNLALNDVKVLFEGFDSYYSTGSTVLLDAYSDRALDRVWKAQQFSYWMTSMLHTAADADDFSRARQLGELHSVVSSRHGRAYLAEAYTGWPGAR
- a CDS encoding IclR family transcriptional regulator, translated to MANSNSGDSVVDRILRLIAAFPEGVTALQLSDLAARAELPLTTAHRLVRQLAGHGLLDVGPGGSVSLGLRLWELANRSSPTLELRQAALPFMEDIQQVLNQNVNLAVLDGWEALFVERLSRRGSVANRAQVAGRMPVHVSSAGLVLMANQPRSVQAEYLEGFSDPTGRLALPDLRTLLGEAARQGFAQLAGVVDPDTWGIAVPVLDRRKHAVAALGVVVPLREVRLQALVPALQTAARGIGRRLGEPRETLGFHSTESL
- a CDS encoding aromatic acid/H+ symport family MFS transporter, with amino-acid sequence MSTSSLDKSSSGKKSRWPVWLCWLAMVLDGFDLVVLGTVIPTLIKSHELGFDAVGATFAATISLVGVGLGALFIAPLSDRLGRRNLLVACVTWFSIFTIAVVFAPNVAWFSTFRLLAGLGLGACLPAALAYMNDYAPAGTAGKSTTRTMTGYHVGAVATAFLALMVIPSWRTMFVVGGLAGFALAPFLWFKLPETLPPVIHIPAAAKSPAGAAVPAGVPARAGAAHAGAAAPAEERASFRDLGRKPYPLIAAGVAVASFMGLLLVYGLNTWLPQLMASAGYSLNAGLALLLVLNVGAVVGLLIAGVLADRHGTKRIVLLWFGLSAVFLAALSIQIQNEVVLYAAVFVTGVFVFSSQVLVYAWVSQLVPVRLRGTALGFAAGVGRLGAILGPAVTGTLVAAGIAYPWGFYVFAGAAVLAVLALAFVPQTVDATSRTGAGVGHS
- a CDS encoding FUSC family protein, with the protein product MKLFADMFTIAPGNKDHQVALRCAVGVFVPLITLVLLGRLDLAIFASFGAFTGIYGRNEPHARRFTLQMRAGGLMLVVMFLAALTARVDASAGLSAEGATWLLVVATTVVAGACSLVVALWRLRPAGSLFHIFAFAAIASIPNQPPLWQCMLVAVLTVAFSLLVGQSSRVARSRRTPWVRTRPARLTPGEKRAAWQESAGYLVAAGLAGTLGTLAGEWLGVGHNYWAMVAAVVPLVGHTTRHRVSRGLQRIAGTALGLVLLAGILLLQPTPWQTVLVIAACQFGAEMFIARQYMLAQVFVTPLALTSTLLVAPVPPGILLRDRIVETVIGAAVGIAVVLAPGAWRRVGALRGTAAQRRIS
- the mscL gene encoding large conductance mechanosensitive channel protein MscL; the encoded protein is MLKGFKDFILRGNVIELSIAVVVGTAFTALVSAFTSNVVNPILAAAGGVETHGLGFYVWPGNDKTFVNIGAVVTAFLTFLITAAVVYFIFVAPMNRINRMVKNRLSAAEPEEEPIPADTALLAEIRDLLATLAGPESDSGRAGAGERPDGITPSAVPAGVASRRES
- a CDS encoding DinB family protein, with translation MPDVRWNHELVDQLDWHFAHQARPRLAGLTDHEYFWEPVPGWSVRRKDASTPPTAPGTGDFTIDFSYPEPVPAPVTTIAWRLCHILVGVLGARTASHFGGPAVDYQNFAYPDTAALALDQLDEFYARWIQGVKSLHEAGLGAPCGPAEGPFADAPMAALVLHINREMIHHLAEIALLRDLYAHRHLLHRGPEGGQGL
- a CDS encoding ACT domain-containing protein encodes the protein MPEPTKARLTLANIAVMLPIELLVHAAVVGTHLPYVAKVLVLTMTATILVIWVAEPSAARMLRGWLHAPALRHRKRLVAAPALWRARTILKDRPGSLQKLTQALAGLETNILSIHVHPVTGGVLDEFVLSAPGEVREAELLRALRAGGGADPHVWPTTALAMADGQTGALSLAARIAASPEELPLAVAELLRARIVTGPGTGNTELAPAAADGTLLKIPTAWHGPITFSRPGEPFTPAESARAHRLAELAEILAHRPAAPSHSGP